A genomic segment from Streptosporangium roseum DSM 43021 encodes:
- a CDS encoding TetR/AcrR family transcriptional regulator: protein MKSAKNGRDGRTRIVEGALRRFSQDGVSATTLASLREESGVSVGSFYHHFASKEHVFGVLYADTLRMYQEAFLAELRRHEGAREGIEAIVALHMAWCGENRERAHLLISERPPKRDEPGGTEVSDSRRAFFKQVSDWWRPHMKDGLLQPVHPTMCYVLWLGPANEMCRLWFAGAHHPTQEEIAGLCEAAWQGLRQQPA, encoded by the coding sequence GTGAAGAGTGCCAAGAACGGACGCGACGGCCGTACCCGGATCGTCGAGGGTGCCCTGCGTCGATTCAGCCAGGACGGTGTCTCGGCCACCACGCTGGCCAGCCTCCGCGAGGAGAGCGGCGTCAGCGTGGGGAGTTTTTACCACCACTTCGCCAGCAAGGAGCACGTCTTCGGCGTGCTCTACGCCGACACCCTCCGGATGTACCAGGAGGCGTTCCTCGCCGAGCTGCGGCGCCACGAGGGCGCCCGCGAGGGCATCGAGGCCATCGTCGCGCTGCACATGGCCTGGTGCGGGGAGAACCGCGAGCGGGCTCACCTGCTGATCAGCGAGCGGCCGCCCAAGCGTGACGAGCCGGGCGGCACCGAGGTGTCGGATTCGCGGCGGGCGTTCTTCAAGCAGGTCTCCGACTGGTGGCGCCCCCACATGAAGGACGGCCTGCTCCAGCCTGTCCACCCGACCATGTGCTACGTGCTCTGGCTGGGCCCCGCCAACGAGATGTGCCGCCTGTGGTTCGCCGGGGCCCACCACCCCACGCAGGAGGAGATAGCAGGCCTCTGCGAGGCCGCCTGGCAGGGCCTGCGCCAGCAGCCCGCCTGA